The window AATACTATATATTTCTCAAGGGTGGTCAATTATTGCTCGAAATAAGATTCCACGGTAGAGGTGGTCAAGGTGTCGTTACGGCTTCTCACCTACTGGCTGAAGCAGCGGGTTATGATAACTTATACTCTTCGTCATTCCCCATATACGGGGCTGAGAGAAGAGGAGCCGAAATAGAGGCATATTGTAGAATTTCTGATAGTCAAATCAGGGTTACGTCTCCAATACAGGAACCTGATTACGTTGTAGTTCTAGATGGTTCCCTCCTACATCTTTCAAACAATGTTTATAGGGGACTAAAGCCAAGCTCTGTAATTCTAGCTAACTACGCCTCTGAAATAGAGAGGGATAAGAAAATAATTACTGTAAACGCTACAAAGGTTGCCTCGGAACTAGGTTTAATTAGATCAGGTTGGCCTATGGTAAATGTGATAATGTTAGGTTCTTTGATCAAACTCACTAGAATCCCCAGTATTGAATCACTTGAAAAGGCAATTAGAGACGAATTTGATGATAAGTTGGCAGAGATCAACATCATAGGAGTAAGAAAGATGTATGAACTAGTAGAAGAGAGGAGATATAATGTCGTTACTACTTGATTATCAATACTTTCCAATAACAAAGCCCGGTAAGGGAGCTGGAGGTAAGACAGGTTCCTGGAGAGTAATTAAGCCTGTTATAGATTTGAGTAAGTGTATAGGTTGCAAGGCTTGTTTCATGTTCTGTCCAGAATCCACCATAGTTCCCAAAGGAGGAAAAGTTACAGTTGATTATGAGTATTGTAAGGGATGTGGAGTTTGTTCGAATGTTTGCCCTGTAAAAGCAATAAGTATGGTGAGTGAAACATGATCAGAAAAATTATTTCAGGAAACGAAGCAGTAGCCACTGCAGTAAAGTTAGCTAGAGTAGGTTTAACAGGAATTTACCCAATAACACCACAGACTTCGATAATAGAGAAATTGGCTGAAATGAAAGCCCAAGGAGAAATACAGACCGAGATAGTTAGAGTTGAGAGTGAACACTCTGCAATGGCTGCGACATATGGTGCTGCACTAGCTGGTATAAGGGCTTTTACAGCGACTGCGTCACAGGGACTTCTTTACATGCATGAAATGGTATGGTGGGTAGCCGGAAGTAGAGTTCCAGTTGTAATGGTTGTTGGGACTAGGGCAGTTGGAGCACCATGGAATATCTGGAACGAACATACTGACTTTACAAGTGAGAGGGACAGTGGTTGGATTATGGCATTTGCAAGTAACCCACAGGAAGCCTTAGACTTGACTATTCAGGCTTTCAGGATTTCTGAGGACGAGAGGGTATTCTTGCCTGTAATGGTGGGGATGGACGGGTTCATTCTATCACACACTAAAACTAACGTGCTAATACCTGACCAAGAGCAAATTGATGATTACTTACCACCTAGGAGGCAGCCATATGTAATTGATCCCGAGGATCCAGTGGAAATAGGAAATATGTTTCCTCCAGAGGGTTATATGAAATTGAGGGAGTCAATCCATCTTGCATTGAAGAATTCTGAAGATATAATCAGACAGCACGGTAGAGAATATAACAAGAAAGTTTCCCCTATGATTGATTATTCTACCCTTAATTCTAGCTATAGGTTAGAAGATGCTGACTATGCTGTAGTATTAATGGGAGCCTGGGCAGGAGATGCCATGGAGGCTATAGATGTTCTCAGGGAGAAGGGAATAAAAATAGGTATGTTGAGAGTGAGGTACTTGAGACCGTGGAGCGAAAAGGAGATTAAGGAGAATTTGGAAGGTAAGAAAGGAGTTCTGGTAGTTGACAGGAGTACTAGCTTTGGCAGAGGAGGACCATTGTACATAGAGGTTAAGTCTACTATTCAGGACACAGAAGTTAAAGATATAGTAACTGGATTGGGTGGAGTTACAGTTGGTAAGAATGACATGATATACTTGTTCTCAAAGTTTGTAGAGGGCATAAAAGAGGACGTAACCTGGTATTATCCAAAAGAGGTGGGAAAACTTGACATTAGGACTCCGAGAGATATTGAATAAACATAATTCACTTATATCAGGTACAGCAGCCTGTCCTGGATGCCCAGAAAATATGGCAATGAGAATGTTGGGCATGGGACTTGGAAAGGACACAGTGGTTGTAGTTGTAGCAGGCTGCTCATCCATAATACAAGGTAATGCACCTTATAATTCCTTTAATTTACCTGTAGTAAACATAGCATTTGCAGCTGGTTCTGCAGCTGCATCAGGACTTGCTAGGGCATATAAACAAAAGGGTAAGGATGTGAATGTGGTAGTATGGGCTGGAGATGGAGGGACTGCAGATATAGGATTTGCATCATTAAGCGGTGCTGCAGAGAGAAATGAGGATATAATCTATGTCTGTGTGGACAATGAAGCCTATATGAACAGTGGAGGACAGAGAAGTGGTTCTACGCCATTAGGCGCAATAACTTCTACTACTCCAGAAGGCAAGAAAGAAAATAAAAAGAATCTTCCCTTCCTTATGGTATCTCACAATGCGCCTTATGTTGCTACTGCAAGTGTAGGGTATCCCCACGATTATATTCAGAAGTTAAAAAGAGCAAAGGAAATTGATGGCTTTAGGTACATACACGTGCTTACACCCGATCCATATGGATGGCTATTTGACCCATCAAGGACTGCTGAAATAGCTAAGTTGGCAGTGCAGACGTGCTATTGGCCATTATTTGAATACTACAATGGTAAAATAACAGTAAGCCAAGAGTGTCTTCACTGTTTGGACAAGAGGACGAGAAGACCAATTAAGGACTTTCTGTCTGTGCAGGGTAGATTTAAGAGAGTAAAGGAAGAGGATATAACCAAACTGGAGAAATACATAGATGATATGTGGGAAAAGATAAAGGAGCTAATGTAAATAAAAATAGAAGGGAAAGTTACCTTAAGGCCTCATGGATTTAAAGAAACTTACCACTTTCTCCTTTAAGTACCCCTTAGTCCTGAAATGATTATTTATTGCCTCCCAATCCTCCCTTGAAAGCCTCCACTCCATAGCCTGCGCATTTTCCTCCACGTGAACAGGAGTAGAAGCCTTAACGATAGGCACTAGATTATCCACACTTATGTACCAGTTTAGAGCAACTTGCGATGCAGTCTTGTTATATTTCTTACCTATTTCTTTGAGGAACTCATTTCTTGTTAGTATCCCATTTTCTAATGGAGTATAAGCCATATACATTAACCCATTGTTCCTTGCGAATAATAACGCTTCGTTCCAATCCTTTCTACTCAGTAAGCTAAAATGGTTCTGAACTGCTACAACTTCATACTTTTTACAGCAAGACATAGCCTTCGGGATACCCGAGGAATCAAAATTACTTAAACCAAAAAATCTTATTATACCGTCGTCCACTAGTTTCTCGAAAGCACCTATAGTTTCACATAAGGGAACTGTCCTTGATGGTGTATGAAGAAGATATAAATCTATATATGTACCCAGCCTTTGTGAACTTGCCTTAGCAGATTTCAACACTTTTTCATAACTTGCATGACTAGGCCATACCTTGGATACTATAAACAGCTTGTCCCTCTCAAAACCCTTTATAGCCTCTCCTACCAGTTCCTCAGCATGCCCATTACCGTACATTTCAGCTGTATCAACTGTAGTTATCCCTAACTCTATTGCCCTTTTTATCGATGCAATCCACTCTCCGTCTCTTGTATGGCTTGCCCTCCAAAAACCTCCCCCTATCCTCCATGTACCAAAAGCCATGGACGAAACGGTAAAATGTTTAAATTTCTTTAGGTCAGCCATTCAACTCCTCCTGAATAATATTGTTGGTACGCTATTGGGAGTAACGTGAACTCTTAGGAGAGTAGGATACTTATATGATGAATTTATTGCCTCTTCGGTGATCCTCTTTAAGTCGTCTTTCTTCTTAACTTCAAAAACCTTTACACCAATACCTTCAACAACCTTCGTGTAATCTATAGGAAATACATCAGTCGCAAAGGGCTTACCGTGCTTCATCATCTGATTCATCCTCAAGAAGTGTTGTACATTATCTTGAACCAGCACTATCAAGAAATTTACCTTATATTCCACAGCAGTAATTAATTCATTGAAGCAAGCCTGAAAACCGGCATCTCCGATTATACTGACCACTTCCCTCTCTGGTGAGGCTATTTTAGCACCTATTCCAGCCGGTATAGCTGACCCCATTGCGTTGAAGATTAAGGGATTAAAGTAAGAGTTATGCCTATATACTTTCATATCCATTGCCATTACTTGGTTTGTACCCGCATCGGCTATCACAATCCTATCTTCACCTAATTGGCTATCTAAAACTCTGATAAGATCGTCATGGGTAATATCAGGATTCTCAGGGGCTGGGAATTGACGTTCTACCTTCTCGACTGTCCATGCCCTTGTCTTAACCTTTTCAGATATCTGTTCCAAGAATGCTTCAGCACTAGCCTTTATCTCAAGATCGGTTTTAACACTGTTGTTAAAAACTGAAACGTCTACATCAACATGCAATATTTTAGAAGGCAATTTAGTTGTCCAGTTCCACATTTCAAGAGAATTAAAGGAAGTCCCTATGGCTATCAAACAATCGCCAGGCACCTCTGACATTTCAAATATGTTTCCCGCATATAGGGGATGGTCCTCGGGTATTGCGCCTTTGCCCCTGACAGTAACTAGTACCGGGATACCCAGTTTCTCCACATATTTCAGAACATTAGATCTCGATGCGCCGTAACCAAGTAACAGAATGGGCTTAGAACATGAGTTAATGAAATCGACAGCCTCCCTCAGTTCATCCCTTGTGGGATAAATTAATTTTCTACCTATCTTTGATTGATTTTTCAATTCTGTGTCTGTTGAATCCTCAAGTACATCCACTGGAACTTCAACATACACTGGACCCATTTTGTCCTCTAATGCTATTCTGAATGCTTTTTCTATGGTGGATTGGGCTTCAGATGCGGAATAAATTCTAAAGGAAGCCTTTGTCACTTGTCTAGCTAACTCTAACTGTGCATCATAATAGCCCATGTCATGCAGTTGCTTGTCATTACGATATTTGAACTCCTTATTGAGTGATATTAAGACTAAGGGCGAACCTTCAGAATAAGCTTCAGCTAGACCTGTTAGGGAATTGGTGAAACCTGGACCGTTTACTGATATGAACACACCAACATTCTCCTTTACCCTTGCATAGTAATCTGCCATTATAGCTCCTCCGTACTCTAGCCTAGGCATAAAGTATTTGAGTTCCCCTTTCTCAGTTTTCTTCCTTATTTCCTCAAAAAGGCTCAGTCCATGAGTTCCTGCTATCCCGAAAACATCTGATATCTGGGAGGATATGGAATCTATCAAAATTTCGGCTGTAGATTTTGCCATTAATAGTGTATTAAATTATCTTGTTAAATTAAGTTTCGGATACTATATACCAAGATAAATACGAATTAGTCATGGGTAATGTAATCCTTTAAGATATCACTTTAACCCTCTGTGAAATCGAAAACTACTATTTCGAGTATATAGTCTTTTTGCAAGGCTATGATTCTAGTCATTTCTAATATAAGATCTACTCTGTTTTATTAGATTTGGTTGAATAAAAATAAATAATGATAAAACTTAACAGGGACCAAAAGCTTACCTACAAATTTCTCGTTCTACCGATCGCACTATTGATTCTCTCCTTTAACCCTTATACTGAAAGCCTGGAGTTCTCAGTACCAGCAGTATATATGGCTTCCCATTACGCTGTGTATTTCTCAGGTCTGTATATAGGCTATAAGTACTTTAAAGGAGGGTATATATCACTCATTCTAGGATTGATTCCAGCCATCTTATGGCACACACCCTATTTCTTCTCCTTAGGGGCAGGCATATTAGATTATAGAATACTCCTTGAAATAACACTATTATTGGGAGGAATTTTACTAGGGTCCAGTATAAACTCAATGAGACTACAAATTAAAATAACACTATTAGCCTTGTGGATGTTAGGAGATTCCATACTGGCAATACTCTTTATCACCTCCACTACGCTCTACTCAAATTTAGCTTATTCCTTTTCCCCTTATCCTCCAGCAAGTTTACCGCTAGCGGGCATACTGATGTTTGTGATAATGAATGTGTTTCTGATTTACGTTATATCAAAGTTCATGAAAAGTATTATTGGATAACTTTTTAGCTTTTATAAAGTTAAATCAGTTTTGAATACAAAAACCATTTTCAAGATTGCTAAATTGTAAATTGCTCTACTGATGTTTACTTTTTGAGATTATATGGTATTTACTGTATCATATCACTTATATCTAAGAATAAATAGATAAGATAGAGAAATCTCCATTAGTTGTATATATTCGAATATCAGCTACACCTAAATATCCTAAGACATCAGCCTAAGTAATGAATTAGATAGATGTTTTAAAACTATTACTGTAACTAGAGGTAAAATAACATAGGCAATAAATACGACCTCCCATGAAAACGTAGTTAATAAAACAACTCCAACTGCCTCAATCGAAGTTGCCAGTAATACAGGTATGGAAACACAACAGCTTGCCCCTACTAAAATTCCAAGCATGGGAACAAGGGCTAGGTACTTCAGTCTTTTTCTAGTTGAAATCACAATCATTAAGCTTGACGTTACCAAAAAAGAAATTAGGAGACCCATGGAAATTGAGTAGAATGATAGCTCAATCACCAGTTGATCAGATAAATGAATTAACAAAGTGGGATTTAATATGAGAGATAGAGCTAAACCAGTCAAACTCGGCGATACACTGAAGGGTGTGATGTAAATTGCAAAAGGTGGACCTATATATAATAGGTTATTCCCTTGGCTAAACTGACCTAACAATAGCTCGATGGCAAGACTATATACGGCGTAATGAATTGCCAAGTAAATGAAAAATATCATCCACCTGAGTCTATCTTTACCGAAAATAACCATTTTTGCCTCATCACTGAGCGCAGTACGTAAAACCAAAATGGTCATGAATATCCAGAATATAGTTAAGGGCACTAATTGACTTAGAGGAAATAGGTAAGTTAGTAAAAGGCTTCCAAATATTATAGGTAAATACGGGATAATGCTTATGAGGGATTTCACATTATTTAATCATTATTTCAAATTAATAAATCTTACTTAATCTAGAATAAAAAACTCTATTAAAGAGAATTCACCTCATGTTAATGAAAAAGAAAAAATATTACTTTCAGTTTAGTCTGTGAAATACATTTTGTATATTAAATAAATTATTGACCCAAATATAAAAACGTCCGCTGACGCTAACGCACCTATTAAAAACTCATATGAAATTGTTGTCATCAAATAGGTTATAACTACGCCTGCAATTAGATCCATGACTAGAGCTATGTAATAGTAAGTTAGTGTACTTATTCTCCTTACCTCTGTAGTAGGTGAAGGAGCTCTGAATCTGACTGCAAGAAATACAATACTCCCCATAAATAGGGCGAAAACAATTCCTGCTGTCAAATATGTTGCTGTATAAAGATTCTCTACATAACTGGTAATTGGACTTGACGTCAAATAAGCTAACCTGCCAAAATCGCCTATCCACTCAAAGGCAACAAAGAACGCTACAATACTAACCACCCACCATATATAATCCTTTAAAGTCAATTTCTTCCTGTTGTTAGCATCCATTATTAACTCACCACTATGAGAGTTCCTCTCATGGTGTAATGACCAGGACCGCAGAATTCAGCACACCATATATCATATGTACCTGGGGTCTTCACCATTATGTAGAAATCGTATACATATCCAGGGATAGCCTCAAACTTGAACCCTAACTGCGGTATATAGAATGCATGAATGACGTCCTTTGACTGTATTTCCAGTAAATAGGTCTGATTAGCTTCAATCACTAACTTATCTATAGTGGTAGTTCCGTTGGGATAAACAAACTCCCATGCATACTGAAAAGCTATAACCTTAATGACTATTGCATCTTGTTTCTGTTGTGTTGACAAGTAATTACCACTGTTTATAAGGGCTAAATACCCGTCCGATATTACACCTAGCACAATTAAGACAACTGCCGCAAGAACTATAGTTGTTAATTCTAATATTCTACCTCTTTCCATATCCAATCACCACGTTTAGAAATACGGATAATGAAAACATTATCATGGATAATCCTATATATTGACCTATTATAAATTGATCACCTAACGAAGTCATGGGTATTGTTAATGCTTGATATAGAGAGTAAATCAGAGTACCTAGGATGAAGAGATTCATCGATAAAACCACTGCTCCACTAAGAACTCTTTTCTCAGGCTTTATTGTCATTATACCACCGTCTCT is drawn from Sulfolobus acidocaldarius SUSAZ and contains these coding sequences:
- a CDS encoding pyruvate ferredoxin oxidoreductase produces the protein MIRKIISGNEAVATAVKLARVGLTGIYPITPQTSIIEKLAEMKAQGEIQTEIVRVESEHSAMAATYGAALAGIRAFTATASQGLLYMHEMVWWVAGSRVPVVMVVGTRAVGAPWNIWNEHTDFTSERDSGWIMAFASNPQEALDLTIQAFRISEDERVFLPVMVGMDGFILSHTKTNVLIPDQEQIDDYLPPRRQPYVIDPEDPVEIGNMFPPEGYMKLRESIHLALKNSEDIIRQHGREYNKKVSPMIDYSTLNSSYRLEDADYAVVLMGAWAGDAMEAIDVLREKGIKIGMLRVRYLRPWSEKEIKENLEGKKGVLVVDRSTSFGRGGPLYIEVKSTIQDTEVKDIVTGLGGVTVGKNDMIYLFSKFVEGIKEDVTWYYPKEVGKLDIRTPRDIE
- a CDS encoding ferredoxin, producing MMSLLLDYQYFPITKPGKGAGGKTGSWRVIKPVIDLSKCIGCKACFMFCPESTIVPKGGKVTVDYEYCKGCGVCSNVCPVKAISMVSET
- a CDS encoding 2-ketoisovalerate ferredoxin oxidoreductase subunit beta (catalyzes the coenzyme A-dependent oxidation of 3-methyl-2-oxobutanoate coupled to the reduction of ferredoxin producing S-(2-methylpropanoyl)-CoA), encoding MTLGLREILNKHNSLISGTAACPGCPENMAMRMLGMGLGKDTVVVVVAGCSSIIQGNAPYNSFNLPVVNIAFAAGSAAASGLARAYKQKGKDVNVVVWAGDGGTADIGFASLSGAAERNEDIIYVCVDNEAYMNSGGQRSGSTPLGAITSTTPEGKKENKKNLPFLMVSHNAPYVATASVGYPHDYIQKLKRAKEIDGFRYIHVLTPDPYGWLFDPSRTAEIAKLAVQTCYWPLFEYYNGKITVSQECLHCLDKRTRRPIKDFLSVQGRFKRVKEEDITKLEKYIDDMWEKIKELM
- a CDS encoding aldo/keto reductase — translated: MADLKKFKHFTVSSMAFGTWRIGGGFWRASHTRDGEWIASIKRAIELGITTVDTAEMYGNGHAEELVGEAIKGFERDKLFIVSKVWPSHASYEKVLKSAKASSQRLGTYIDLYLLHTPSRTVPLCETIGAFEKLVDDGIIRFFGLSNFDSSGIPKAMSCCKKYEVVAVQNHFSLLSRKDWNEALLFARNNGLMYMAYTPLENGILTRNEFLKEIGKKYNKTASQVALNWYISVDNLVPIVKASTPVHVEENAQAMEWRLSREDWEAINNHFRTKGYLKEKVVSFFKSMRP
- a CDS encoding quinol oxidase subunit II SoxA, with translation MDANNRKKLTLKDYIWWVVSIVAFFVAFEWIGDFGRLAYLTSSPITSYVENLYTATYLTAGIVFALFMGSIVFLAVRFRAPSPTTEVRRISTLTYYYIALVMDLIAGVVITYLMTTISYEFLIGALASADVFIFGSIIYLIYKMYFTD
- a CDS encoding pyruvate synthase, which produces MLEIRFHGRGGQGVVTASHLLAEAAGYDNLYSSSFPIYGAERRGAEIEAYCRISDSQIRVTSPIQEPDYVVVLDGSLLHLSNNVYRGLKPSSVILANYASEIERDKKIITVNATKVASELGLIRSGWPMVNVIMLGSLIKLTRIPSIESLEKAIRDEFDDKLAEINIIGVRKMYELVEERRYNVVTT
- a CDS encoding cytochrome B558 subunit B, yielding MERGRILELTTIVLAAVVLIVLGVISDGYLALINSGNYLSTQQKQDAIVIKVIAFQYAWEFVYPNGTTTIDKLVIEANQTYLLEIQSKDVIHAFYIPQLGFKFEAIPGYVYDFYIMVKTPGTYDIWCAEFCGPGHYTMRGTLIVVS
- a CDS encoding acetolactate synthase codes for the protein MAKSTAEILIDSISSQISDVFGIAGTHGLSLFEEIRKKTEKGELKYFMPRLEYGGAIMADYYARVKENVGVFISVNGPGFTNSLTGLAEAYSEGSPLVLISLNKEFKYRNDKQLHDMGYYDAQLELARQVTKASFRIYSASEAQSTIEKAFRIALEDKMGPVYVEVPVDVLEDSTDTELKNQSKIGRKLIYPTRDELREAVDFINSCSKPILLLGYGASRSNVLKYVEKLGIPVLVTVRGKGAIPEDHPLYAGNIFEMSEVPGDCLIAIGTSFNSLEMWNWTTKLPSKILHVDVDVSVFNNSVKTDLEIKASAEAFLEQISEKVKTRAWTVEKVERQFPAPENPDITHDDLIRVLDSQLGEDRIVIADAGTNQVMAMDMKVYRHNSYFNPLIFNAMGSAIPAGIGAKIASPEREVVSIIGDAGFQACFNELITAVEYKVNFLIVLVQDNVQHFLRMNQMMKHGKPFATDVFPIDYTKVVEGIGVKVFEVKKKDDLKRITEEAINSSYKYPTLLRVHVTPNSVPTILFRRS